The Papilio machaon chromosome 17, ilPapMach1.1, whole genome shotgun sequence genome segment CTTTTTTAATCTCACAACTACTATATTCAACCATAATCGAGGTATTTTAAAAGCATATAAAAGTTTGGACAAATTTACAAGGGAagattttaccttttttttttgagaattttgtttttggtatttatttatttcaataacattttattcacaggTGACTATAATCTGCGAAACGCGTGATAAAGACCACACTAAATTGGTGAAAAGGTTGTTCAATAAATTCTTTTCGAATATTTGCCAAGTTCAAGAAGAGAGTGTCTGTACTACAGATATGTGTAAATGCTTctcttgtaaaaataaatagagataTACTTGAGAAGCacttatgttgttttaatgtatttgcACCCGATTGAAGAATGTCAGCTATCCAGGTGGAGTAAATAATATCTGATTTTGGAGCACTAATTAtagtagattaaaaaaatcatctacAGAGGTCCGGGTACACAtgcaaactattttttatagttttgatttgtcaaaataaatcggtatttttgtgatttttccTCCTTGACATCtttcaaaacataataacCTGATTCCGcaatgtgtaaataaataaaaattcaaagtaaTTTATCCAAAACCCAGCATAAATAGCAGAATAACATATTAATCAAAATGTCGTCACGCCGATACGTTAGTTAAATTCAAGAATAAAACTCAAATTCAAGCTTATTGACGTATTAGTGCATAAAATCGGctcaaaaaaaatgtgaaaaactTACACGATCATTTAATTCGTTTGCAGGAGGATTATGATCAATTTTGTGATCCAGAGAATCCAAAGAAACTAAATTTCGAAGACATAGTTGAGGCGTCCGAAGCCAGCAGGCCGTTCATACCTGTTACACCATGTTACGTTAGTActgatttataataatcattacgtttttgtaattatttatgtaataataacacGGAATGCGAAATAACTCGGACGTAGGGTGaccaataattattattcaacagCTACATATATTGTGTACAAGCAGAAAATCTCAAgacattttgataaataaatatcctcAATTTATGAGCAATGATATAAAGCCCTAGCTCTAGCATATAAAGAAACGTGGGTATTTCCCATATTACAatcttaaatgaaaattgCCGTCACCTCCTtcgattaaaaataagcaACGCAGCAAATGCGGATGTCCATAAACAACGGTTACATTGctattttaattgcaaatttaGGTGGCCGAttgtttgttgaaaatttttttgtgtttccACAGCTTTCACAGACACGAAATGATTTTgcaatcaatttttattacaagctCGAAACGGTTCATAGAACAGGAAGGTAAGTGAacgttgtatttaaatatacttgaaAGATACAGATATTATTTTGCGCAACATGTAGGTATCTAtactattgtaaaaataatctcAGACGCCTTGACAACAAATTTTCCCTATGATAATgaacatgatttaaaaaaagtcacCTAATTCCAGTTTCAAGGAAAGGGGCGCACTGAATGCTTTACAAAAATTGCCTCGGGATAAGAAAAAGATCGGAGTTGTTTTGGCTTCGCTGGGTAACCAAGCGATTGGACTGTGTCATTGCGCGCGCTTACTGAGCATACCTGTGGTGGTCGTGATGCCAGTCAACGTACCACTCATAAAGCTACAGCTGTGCAAAAATTTAGGCGCCAAAGTGATAGTAGAGGGCAGTGACTTACAGGAGGCACAAAAACATGCGCGCTTTATTGCACGAGATAAGGGACTTTCATATATTAATGGGTAAGAAATTATTACGTTTCTTTATACTTCAAGGAAAAAAGAGAGTAAAGCAAACTACCAAAAAGCTCCGTCAATAAATCGTTAAGTAATCTAAGAAAGTCCATTTGTGTAAATTTAGTATGAGTAACTAAAACAAACGACTTTGTCGCCATTAAATGTCTCTTAATGCTGCAGTTAGGCTTCTAATAATCGAAATATAACGTAATTAATGGAGTAATGCATCTACGTGTATGGTATAGTCGCGACCACCCCGATGTACTGACTGGGTACGGCGGCGTGGCGCTGGAGATTCTGGAGCAGGTGCCGAGCGTGGACGCCATTCTCGTACCAGTGGGTACGGGCGGCCTCATTGCCGCCATAGCCACCGTCATCAAACACGTTAAGCCCAGCTGCCTCGTTTATGTCAGtaacttgaaaatatttcgaATATACGGTACGAAAAATGACACAAAATAATAAGCTATAAACCTACCAATATGCTAGTTTTGAAATAACCGTCTCCAGAAATAGATGTCACTCaaaaatctttacaaatacACTAATTTTACAAGTAAACTTGTCGTCTTTTCTCTTGTATATAgtcatatttacaattttttgttaataaaaccaCAGGGTGTTCAGTCTGAAGTGATGCCCACATTCTTCGAGTCAATGGAAAAAGGCCAGCCTGTGACCAAACCAATGCAGAATTCTCTGGCGGACGGCATTGCGATGCCTTACGTTGGTGTCAACGCCTTCTATAACGCACTGCCCCTCGTTGATAGAATGGTTAGATTAAATTAAGGACTActaattcatttgtttaatgttctatttttaaattattaataattaatcttttattactatgatttaaaaacgtaaatacacacttttgttttaaacttacaGATATTACTAAAAGAAGACTGGATCGCACgcactattttatatattgtagaaAAAGAACGTTTTGTGGTCGAAGGTGCCGCCGCTTGCTCTGTGGCCCCAATTTTAAACAGCCTTGTGCCAGAACTGAAgactaaaaagtatttaattttacgatttttaataaaatttcttgttTATCATATATCGTTCTTTAACTATTACATTTGTGCTGACAactcaatattataattttatcgatataaatctgttaaaaagaaatacaataaacaaaatagtttatatatatttgagaCTGctgctattattattaagactaagctactattattttaatgcccaacattaaaatattgttttaaattaattaaattataaacataaaaatccgTTATTACACCGGCCGGGCTGACAGACAGAAAATATGATGCATCTGCAGATTCTGGATTCCAATCCCGCCAGGTAccgatgtgtttttcgattttcgtattatgtacatttatccaacgttcttacggtgaaggaaacatcgccattttgatgaaaatagaTAGTAAAATACCCACattctttacatttattgtatGTATCATGTCTTCAAGTaacctttaattttaaataattaaaatatgtactttgTTAAGGGTCTTTTTCACAATTTCCACTTAAAGTGCTGGataaataactaacaaatTAACTGAAACTTAATACATACTACGTGTCAAATATATTGCATTTTACAGCTTATTTGATTGTTCACAacgtaaactttatttaacaaaaagtttCAAGTAGCTTATTCAGGATTTACTTGTACATTGTGAAACGGACccttaataactttatataatgtagtaatatgtattttattttatttaataattcgtTGTATCTAGTGTGGTGTGTGTCTTGAGCGGTGGCAACATTGACGCGACtttgttaagccgttcttTAGATAGAGGACTTGCAGCTTCGGGCCGAATGATCAAATTTAAGGTATATTAGCTAGACCCGACCATGTCAacgaaataatttcaaaaaatctaaatatatgGCAAAGCTGGCTAGGTGAGCCAAAGCGCGTCATAGACGCCATAAGAACCTACCTACTGTAATGATAAGCGCTTTTTTATCTCgtatggaattaaaaagaaagctGAAATACAGTTCATAGAGCTGCCGCTAATTGTAATTGCATTTGAATCTAAGTCGCTATCGCTACTGATTTTCGAACCAAGGTCGAAAATTTAtacttcatttttattctcatCAAGTTAGCTAGCGCTGTATTAACCTCGACACCGTTTAAATTGTTAgacaataatgtttatattatctCAAAAATTAGTTCGTTAAATtacgttaatattttgtttcggATGTTTCCTGTTGTGCTGATCGATTGTTTCCcaccaaaaaatatatttgtttattaaattttatttctttattaacaaaaataaaatgtattattttgctTTACTAGGTGGGAATCAGAGCTGATTCGGCTGCAATGGCTGAACTCCTTAAACTGCTCTCAGACGGCGGTTACAATATACTACGTCAATTTATGGATCACATTTGGGTTGAGGAAGAAATACACTATGTTGAGGTAAGAAAATTAAGTGCACATGAAATTGAACCTTAAGTTTATTAACATAAGAATTATTACTGATtggtaacttaattttttgttttaaactggatttttttttgtcttctGTATCTTTTCTTGCtagtttaaagtataaaatctgTCCActcaataaatgaaaaaatacattcgaaatatttatttcacagaCCAAAATTGTGTGTCAATCAAGGGATCTACAACATGCTATACAGCTAAAAAGACTAATTGAGGAAGCTTACCCAAAAACTGCTGTTTTTGAAACTGAACCACTCAATGACAAACACATGTGTCCATGttacataaagaaataaaaaatgtactattATTTAGTAACCACATTCACGgaacaatacatttattattttcaaatattttaatttgttataaacataCACTTATCTTAAatctaaacaaaatatttttacatgacaacaacaaaaaaatatcactttataaactaataaaagtaacataatataaactatatgctttgtttatttttcttgtatttttaattaatgagttTATCCATAAAGGTAGCCATCCTGATGTCTCTCTTGCTAAGGCCATTTACATCATGGGAAGATAGTGTTACCTAATAAAGGAATAGGatgtttatttcattgaaagaaatcttatttatgaatttaatttcagtttgaatttttaattataaaaatattgtaaaccagacaattatacataaaaaaatatatatcatcttataaaaagaaataatgttaagatttgttttaaatttttgatggacacttaaatggatggatggatgtttcaaaataaatttaaatgttataaatacctGAACTTTGTTGTACACATTAAACCATTCTGGATGGTGGTCCATTTTTTCAGCTAGTAATGCCACTCTCGACATAAAACCAAATGCTTCATTGAAATCCTTGAACTTAAATTCCTTTTCAATTGCATCACGATTACTTTGGACCTTCCACCCAGATTGAATTAAGGGTTGTAGGAGCCCATTGCGCTCTTCAGAATTTAGTTTATCGgcctaaaatatatataggtTTATATTGTAtggcataaaataaacattcgaacttagtaaataaaagCTGTAAAGCATTTTTagaaagaaattgaaatattttgaatgcAACAAGTGTTCACGCACTGTTACAATAACCTATGTAATTagaaggaattaaaaaaatattcttggtTCAATCATGGGGAATCAAGgtgacaaaatattaaaaattcccACTTACCATTTTCCTCTTAGGCGCACTGGTAAAACCGGCTCGTACTGTGATCGTTACCGACTGAGTGTCATTGATTTGTGTTCGCGCTATTCGACTCAAGGCACTGGGGTGAAAGTGTATCGCTA includes the following:
- the LOC106721586 gene encoding L-threonine ammonia-lyase-like isoform X2; protein product: MSAIQEDYDQFCDPENPKKLNFEDIVEASEASRPFIPVTPCYLSQTRNDFAINFYYKLETVHRTGSFKERGALNALQKLPRDKKKIGVVLASLGNQAIGLCHCARLLSIPVVVVMPVNVPLIKLQLCKNLGAKVIVEGSDLQEAQKHARFIARDKGLSYINGRDHPDVLTGYGGVALEILEQVPSVDAILVPVGTGGLIAAIATVIKHVKPSCLVYGVQSEVMPTFFESMEKGQPVTKPMQNSLADGIAMPYVGVNAFYNALPLVDRMILLKEDWIARTILYIVEKERFVVEGAAACSVAPILNSLVPELKTKNVVCVLSGGNIDATLLSRSLDRGLAASGRMIKFKVGIRADSAAMAELLKLLSDGGYNILRQFMDHIWVEEEIHYVETKIVCQSRDLQHAIQLKRLIEEAYPKTAVFETEPLNDKHMCPCYIKK
- the LOC106721586 gene encoding L-threonine ammonia-lyase-like isoform X1 — encoded protein: MSSRRYEDYDQFCDPENPKKLNFEDIVEASEASRPFIPVTPCYLSQTRNDFAINFYYKLETVHRTGSFKERGALNALQKLPRDKKKIGVVLASLGNQAIGLCHCARLLSIPVVVVMPVNVPLIKLQLCKNLGAKVIVEGSDLQEAQKHARFIARDKGLSYINGRDHPDVLTGYGGVALEILEQVPSVDAILVPVGTGGLIAAIATVIKHVKPSCLVYGVQSEVMPTFFESMEKGQPVTKPMQNSLADGIAMPYVGVNAFYNALPLVDRMILLKEDWIARTILYIVEKERFVVEGAAACSVAPILNSLVPELKTKNVVCVLSGGNIDATLLSRSLDRGLAASGRMIKFKVGIRADSAAMAELLKLLSDGGYNILRQFMDHIWVEEEIHYVETKIVCQSRDLQHAIQLKRLIEEAYPKTAVFETEPLNDKHMCPCYIKK
- the LOC106721585 gene encoding probable pterin-4-alpha-carbinolamine dehydratase; this encodes MLWSKTLYNTGRSIAIHFHPSALSRIARTQINDTQSVTITVRAGFTSAPKRKMADKLNSEERNGLLQPLIQSGWKVQSNRDAIEKEFKFKDFNEAFGFMSRVALLAEKMDHHPEWFNVYNKVQVTLSSHDVNGLSKRDIRMATFMDKLIN